The Theileria annulata chromosome 2, complete sequence, *** SEQUENCING IN PROGRESS *** genomic sequence AAGTTTAGAATCCAAAAGAGGATTAAAAGGTTCCTGAGGTTTAAATTTACGAACAAATCCTCTCAATTCCATTacttaaaatatttaaggACTGTATATTACTGTGTGGTTTTATCCTGTATCAGATGTGGTGAAGGAGTACATGTAGAGCAAATCCGGCGAGTTGATGTGGAAAAAACGACGTAGAAAGggtaaatataaaagaCCTTGGATTGAAACAGGGTCGAAATTAAGTTTCTTTAGTATTCTAGAGCAGTTTCTCGGTGAGATAAACAAATCAAAATCGTGGGTGTGTTTAGGTACTTTCGACAATAAATTCTCAGCCAAAAATacatttacaaaatatgaAAGAAGACTAGAGCCTGGAGTTGTAATTACAAACAGGCCTCCAGGCTTAACAAGCGAAGTTAAAGCCTCCAAAAATCGTTCCTTTTCTCGGTTTTCAACGTGTTCTATGACCTCTGAAGCCACGACGATGTCAAAACTGGCCCTAGTTTTGTCAGTTAAAAAGTCATAAACTGAAATGGATTTATAGTCAAGATTGTTACAATAATCGTTTCTAAGTCCTAGTCTGAGGTGGTAATCATCAAAATGTGTTTTTTTGTGGGATTTTGCAACTTCTATCAGCTGTTCGTTAGGGTCAATTCCAAGCACTTTGGAGCCAAATTTAGCCAAAGATTCAGTCAGAATTCCTCCTCCGCAACCGACatccaaaattttaagtCCTTTAAGCACTGATTCTATGTGAACGGTTGACCTTTTATAAGGCTCCTTAAAAATACCGAATTGAGTAAATAAAAACGGGTTTGAAGTGTTATCGGAGTTGTATGAACCAGTCTCAACTTTATCCTTTTTACGGTTTATGTACGAGTTTGCTATGAATGGGATTCTAACCTGGTTATAGTCATGCAAAACTGACATATCACCGTCAATATCCCACCAGTTATGGGAAAAGCGGTCAAAGAATCCAACTGAGGATGTAAATCTGTTATAAGATAGTAAAAAATAGCTTTTTTTCACTggaatattaataaaactcATGAGAAAACttcataatttacaataataaaaagattgaaaataatttttaggaGAGAAACgaaatcaaattaattacaCTATAGAGGAAATTTTGgggtattttttaaaaatattatttttttatcggtacaaatgaaattaaataataaagaagaAGTGGAAAAGGCAGTTAAATCTAACACCGGAAAATTGGTTTTGCTGGTTTTGGAAGAAGATGAGCCTTCCAGTAAGCAATTAATGGAAGTTTCGctaaatttatcaaaggtttttatttatttttattattttttaggaTTTTAGTGAAATTGtctttaaatgtgtaaattcTGATCTAGTTGGAGATTTATACACCTTAAAATGCCTTCCAactgttttattttttgagGTACACATTTTATTCTTTGATTAAATTCTTTCAGAATTCCTCCCTTTTGAACTCTCTCGAGGGTTGTAGTACTTCAGTTCTGGTCAGTTTCGTAAGGGGCTGGGCTGCCAATTCTAATGAAAGTACTGTGGATAAGATTGAGAGGCTGTTGCGGGAACACCCTGTTCTTCTTTTTATGAAGGGCGATAAGGCTGAGCCATTCTGTCGATTCAGCAGAGCTGTTGTAAACATGCTCAACAGCTCAGGAGTCAAATTTGAGGGCTATAATATATTCGATGACCCTAAACTAAGGGAGGAACTAAAAGCATACTCTAACTGGCCCACATACCCCCAACTTTACGTCAATGTAAGTCATTTGAACATTTTCAAGTTAATTTTCAGGGAAATCTGATAGGTGGCCATGATATTATTAAGGAACTTTACGAAACTAATAGTTTAAGAAAGGAAATTCCCGCTGAAtatttaacttaatttcgattaatgtattattgtatatattatgaatTATACTAGCATGTAATATATAGTGTAGTAAATTTGATATGAGTTTAAGATTAAAGATATGAAGTTCTAAGGTTGATCTTGGTGGAGAGTGAGTAAACAGTAACAAAAGCAATGTACACAAAATATGCAGTGGCAACAGAAAAAAATGCCAGTTTATATGAGCATGAAATAATTGCGTGGTACCTGAGTGAGTACCTATAGTCCTTAGGGAAAGTTGAGCCCTTTTTAACTGCATAGTTGCAGGGACATTTGTCAGTTAAGAACACGAAAATTGGATGAGAAATCAAGGTCTTTCCCTTCCTAGTCATTACAAGAGGGTCGTTAAACTTCTTGTTATTATTGTGTGATATGCGTTTAGCTTCTACTGACAAGAATGTCCTTAAAACCTTGATTCCgaaaattaagaaaaatGGAATTGAAATTCCATTTATCATATGCATTAAGTATAGATAGAAATTACTATCATTGACCGATTTTGAAACAATCATGGATAAGAAAGATGTGataaagaatattatcACAAAGATGTATCCACTTAAAACCCATCTGAAGTTGTAAATAACGTGAAGAAACTTCTCCAAAAACGTGGTACAAAATAACCATTTACGAAGCGAACTGGGTCTATTTTGTGCTATAATATGATTTTTGGTCTTCCAAACCGATAATTCCAGACCTAATAAATCAGACTTTTCAGCTAATTCTAATTGAGAATTATTCAAAGTCTGCTTTAACTTCTCGGTTATTACCCTTCTATTGTGCTCAACATATGAAAACACGATGTCTATTAAGTCAGAAATGATTAGCATAAGCCCTGAAAAGAAGACTGCGAAGTATAAAAGCTTGTTGGCTACTGTTGATCTTAGTGTTGGAGTACTCTCAATAAAGTTAACGTAACTGGTTTTAAATGAGAAACGCGCAACAAAAGGCATCCAAGAAATGGCAAATAGGTATAATAAACAGTTTGATCCACTTAAATTTGcaataaattttccatAGGGTTTGTAACAGGCTGGACACTCTTTTAACAATTCTTCACCCTCCTCAATAACTACCTTATCTTCAAGCTCCGTAAAATCGCTTGATGATCTTGAGTAGACGATATTTGGCAAACCACTTTCCACGTCATTGTCTGACGTTGGAATATTGTCAATATCAACTATTTCAGGGGCATTTGGTACCTCATTTACGAACTCATCTTGGGACTTGTATTCTGCATCATCTTGGACTAGTTCTTCCACATCATCTTGGGATTTGTATTCTAAATCTTTTAATTGGTCTTCTATATCATCTTGGGATTGGTATTCTGCATCATCTTGGACTACTTCTTCCACATCATCTTGGGATTTGTATTCTACATCATCGCTGACATGGTCATACGAgctaaattttaaatcttcaCTAGGAACATTTGAAGCCATTTGGAACAAAATCTCAGCaatatatttgaatatttggTTAAAATGACACTACTGGGAGAGATGCAACTATTAAAacttaaatattaaaaaaaccCTTAATATCGAGAcggaataaataatataagGTGTAAATAAACTGGGAGAAAGCgttttaaaataatgtgATAAATATAGATGTTAGGATACTATAGAAATGAATAAGTATAGCATTTACTAAATAAGTACAGAGAAGTACACAGGACAGTCTTGGAGCTAAATCCATATTTTTTAAGCCTAAAATTTAAGACGAAAAATTTCAActcaatatatattttttaaaaaattaaatcttaaaagtttatttgaaaatcattaaaaaattgtttatgaaataaattGGGGATTCTGGAATCCAAAACCAAAATTACAACATTTCCCCCAAtttttaaagaaaaaaattattagaaaattatttataattttatatatacaattaatattagtatatagtacATAGTAACAGTTTATAGTAgataatagtatataatactAGTTAAGTAGGTATtaaattgaaatatataaaattctgaaaataacactaaataataataaaataagattaattgtgtataatataaGTTATTagtttcaaatttaaaagcGATGATTCATgttacaatttttataagatcaaaattttaattagttGAAATTGGGAGTTAATtttgaagaaaaattaaattaattgaaattgaaaGTAAAAGTGAaaaaaagtaaaattaataataatgtagaATTATGAGTTAGCATTGAACCCTATACatagttaataattaaaatgaatttcCTGTATATGtatgtaaaataactaataatttgaatgtTAGAATTAGATTGGAAtggtaataaattttagtcGAACATTGACTTTATATTTCTGGCTTTTTTATCggataattttaataattagagCTGAGGATATATTGGCCTCGGAATCAAACATTGTGGACTATAAAGTCGATTCTTTACCACTGGAATTTGTTCCCGGCAGCGGTTACGTAGTTAAAGTTGAAGTTGGCGGCCAGCCTCTGAAGCTTTTGTTAGATCCAAATGTTTGCGGTATAATTTTGTTCGAAAACACAGACAGAATTTGTTCTAAAGATGATAAGGGAAGCTGTTATGACCCATACAAGTCAAAAACAGCAAGCTGGTGTGTTAACACGGCAGTTTGCGTACCAGGAAAGTTCAATTACCAGTGCAAGGAAACACCTTCACCCAGCAAAATAAAGGAACTTACGTGAGttttcaaaatattaacagTGTTTAGTGCTACAATTGTGAGGGTCGATTCtgatattataaaaatatattcaattgAGGGTTTAGAGTCCCTTAAAATCGCAGTTGACCACAAAAAATCACCTTACATCCTTGATAAAGTACCAGTCAAACTCGGACGCTCTTTGGACCGCTACGATCGCAAGATTTTTACCAATGTTGATGGCATTTTTGGCATATCAGGTAGTGTAAACAATTGTTATATGTGTTAGGTTCTGAATTATGCTGTCGAAGTAACCCTTGGGATTTAGTAACGCGTGATTATCGCGGCTTTTTTGTACTGGATATTAACCCTGTACAGAATGTTAGATTCCCCAGTAAGTTATTTTTGGGTACCGACAGAGTTTCTGAGGATGAAATAGTCTGGTCTGAAAAGCGTCAAACCGGTGGAATCTTCACTAATTCACTCATACAATTCACTATCTATGATctaaaaatgtgtaacaCAAAAATCTTCGGACGCACTTCGTCAAATTGGGAAGCAGCCATAGATCTCACGTATCTTTACCACcctaaaatataattaaattatagtttagtaatagttaaataacactaattagctggaattaaattttattatgtTGTAGAACACCGTATTTGATATTGCCGAAGAATTTTTGGATGACAATGATGTCATATTTACCAGTGGATAAATCATGCTTCGATGAGGGTCTAAGCCCTCGATTATGTAAACTAACTGTTGGGAACAGACTGTTCCCAATCATTGAGTTTAAACTTAGCGAGtcttattatttgaatttcGAAAAGGTCGAAACTCCTTCAATCACAATTCCCCTTGAAAATCTCATATACGATGATGGAGATAGTAAAACGTTACTCATCATCCCAGATGAATTCAGTGATAGGCCTTCTTATACCTTAAATCCTACCATCAAATTTGGTTACAAAGGTTTCTCATACAATACATCTTATCTATAATTTATCTATTATACTTAGTTAAGctataataattgaatgTGATATAGTGTTGGAATCGCTGAATGTTGTGGTCGATAGTGATGGGTACAGAGTGGGACTCATTAGCAAGAACCAGTTGGTAGGTTCATTTTCCAAGTGTTCAGAGGTCCCACAATGCTTTGGAGACCAGGTTTATGAACCTGCACTCAATATTTGCCTCAACCCAATCTGTAGCATATGGCTCATGAAACGCCTAAACCCAGAAAAAGGGTAATAATCATTAGtttagtattatttatttatctcTTTAAGAATTTAAGGATTTAAACACTAGttatgtatatttattatgataaattagGATCTGCGAGACATCGTTTGTGGCTAAGGTTGTGATAACAACAGTTATTTGTGCTCTGGTGGTAGCAGAACTATATTGTAATTTCGCTCGAAAACATATTTTAAGAATCACATCAAGATTGTGTagataaataaatgaatttattactCCATACTATCcactaaattatatattattcagTACATAGTAATATAAGATTAAGTTAAGGAAGAGAGAATGGAGAGCCTGTTGAGAGCAATATTACGCTCATGTTGTAACTTCTTCAAAGGTTTCCTGTAATCCTTAACAACAGTGAGGTgactaaaaatttttttaacgCTCGTTTTATACCTGTAATCTAGTTTTGGAATAGAGTAATTCTCATCATGGAAGAAAACACGACTGAATTTGGCGTTATCGGAGCCATGGATCTCCATCCAACGTTTCATCTGAGTAGTTGCGATAACATTCCCCTGGAGCTAAcaaatcaataaattaaactCACATGACCAATTGCGAACTTTTTCCTACACTTAATCCAACCAACTAGAAATAATTGGTTGCAGTAAGATTGTAATTCAGTTTCAAACTTcttttctaaaaaaatgaaataatatagaAATACCGTTGAAAACGCCATTAAGCTCAAACCGGAACCTATGATTCATCTCATGTTGATTTGTTAAATCGTAGTCCTTTTTAACCGGAATCTTCTCCTCCTTTGGCCTATAACGCCTCAAACCGCTCGCCTTCTGGTTAAGTGTGTCAAATATAGTGTCAAAAACAGGGTAACCCCTGTTCAAAGTAGGGTGTGTTTTAAGTGAGTCATAAAGCCATTTTTCAGGTCTTCTACTAGGTGGAAATATGGAATTTCTAGATAACAAAAATGTGCTCTTGGCCTTATTTTTCAGAGACTTCGGGAAATAAGTAGACATTGAAACAATTATAAACcattttataaatcaatgcaaaaattaacaatttttagcgtcattaaataatttctcaaattaattttgttacACATCTCGCCCAATACTACTGATgttgttttttatttcaCTCTCCactatttattttattaaatgatgatgaataattgttaaatagtgtaaataatgtaaacTAATGTTAAAaggtgtaaaatataatgttGAACGGCTATGATTGCAGCTGCACAAGACAAACAGCGTCTGCAACGGACATAGCATCGAAAAGTAGCTCCCACTCGCTATGGTTCACCTTAGACGACTTCGATATCGGCGGTGTTCTTGTAATTTCTCTACCATCTTTATACACTATTTTCGCTAGTTATCCTTTTAccatttaaaaaattttcttatGTTTTTTTAGGGCGATGGAGCGCATGGTAGAATATTTTTAGCAAGGGAACGCAGAACTGGGTTTATCTgtgttttaaaatgtatttcAAAAGCTCAACTCGTTGGGTATTCTAATACACACATTACTCATCAACActgatataattttttattatattgtttagAACGGGTCAGGAATCGATGTTTAAGCGTGAAATAGAGTTGCATTCTCATCTACGACATCCAAATATTTCATGGTTCGCTTccaaaattaattcattttttagTTTGTATACTTGGTTTACTACAAAGACGATGATATTTATGGTGATTGAGTACTGCCATAACGGAGACCTCTACAGTTACTTGATGAGGAAGAAACGCATACCTGAGAAGGAGGTGTGTGAAATTATGTTCCAAGTCATCTGGGCTCTAAGGACTTGCCACGACAAGCACATTGTTCACCTTGATATAAAGCCTGAAAATATCCTCCTAGACCAAAACAACGTCGTTAAACTCGCTGATTTCGGACTCTCTGCACATATCAACTTTTCCAAAAACAATTCCACCACCAAACCCGTCAACggtgtaaataatataaatggaAACTCAAACACTGGAAATGGAAacacaaataatataaacgGAAAAGTGAATGTGGATGAtgaaaatttgaattttctAAGAGGAACGTACGATTATTGGTCACCAGAGCAATGcacatataaatataatagtgAAAAGAAATTCGGAGAGTTTGGACCTAAAACAGATATTTGGACCATTGGCGTACTGGCCTTTGAGCTTTTTTTCGGCCTTTCACCTTTCGGCTCAACAACTGAAGAAAGGCTGGACGTAGTTTTAGAACGTATTCAAACGCTCGAGTGGTTTGAATTTTGGCAAAAAAAGTACAAGAACCTTTACCTGAATGAGATGTCCAATGAGTTTCGCGACTTTCTCGACAAGTGCTTCATAAAGCAGTCTCACCTTAGGCCTGACGCATCTCAACTGCTTCAGCACCCATGGATTAAAATGTACAATATTCATCGATTTACAGATTCCGTATTTCTCAATCAACCCAGAACATAGCTAccaaaaaattttaactgTACAATAACTTGTCTGGAAGTTTTCTCAAGTTTGTGGAAATATTTCCAATTGgcacattttataattgtgtggaagttttttaaaataatgaaatgtTTTGTAACatattgtaatatagtttgtacacaaattataaattatacataattataaattaatggtGGCTAGTATAATAGTTGGTaacaaaaaaataattggCATAGAGTAAAACTGAGAAACAGTATATATAGCgtaaatgtaataaaattaaaaaatgtattgaaattaatcGAGTTCAAGCATGGTGTAGGTGGATTCAGGAGTGTCGTAGAGTTCAAAGAAGCTAGTTTtctaaagaaattaaaagattaaaaCTAACATTGAAGTCCAAATAATGGTTAATGTGAGTTTGGATATAAGTATACTTGAGTTTAAGAGAAAAATCCAAAAGTGCAAAAATCTAAAACAATTTTGTTACATTATGGACTAAAGACTAATTGTGCAAAAAGTAATTAGATATTAAACTAAAGGAATTTTACCTTCATTTCGTTGTAGAAAATCGACTTTCCGTCAACGTTCTTTTCACGTTTAAAGATGGTCAGGATTTCGTTGATCACCTCATACTCAAAGTCCTGGTTGAACTTGTATGCAATAATGTAACACACAGATGAGAACAGCTTCCTGTTAAACTTGGTTATAATGCCATTAAGAACGAGTCTAACAATGTATTAGAAAAATCAAAAGTAAGGACTGGTGTGGAAATACCTCTCAAATAATGTCCATGCAATTGCTGATGTTGATGGATCCACATGTTGTATCAAATTGGGCAATAACATAAAGTTATACTTTATCTTACTACAATCCACTCTTAGTTTTAATAAGCATGtagtaatattatagtattattagCTATATAATATGGTGTAGTAAATAGAGTAGTGTAGTTGAGGTGATGGTAATACCAGAGTTTGGTGAAGGAGAGCGTGGGATGTAACCAGGGGTGTTTTTGGCGGAAAAGAGTATTAGATTCAAGTAACAGTGGGTATGGTTTCGGTTCAGGTACTTCACTAGTGTTGTCATTGGTTGCGATTTTGATTTCGATTGATTCAGAAAAAGATAAGCTACTTCTTCTAAAGTCATAAATGGGAATATCCAGACGCTTAGGATCATATTCAAGAGTGCTGGGAACCATTAAGTCTGCGTAAGAAATGTAAAACTTCTCCCTTTTGGAAACAGATTCAGGCTCCAAAATAGCCTTTGAATCCATTCTTGAATTCTTTCTACTTAATCTAAACAAGGACATAATCCTAGTTATTCGTGCTCTGATTGACGAAACTCTGCTAAATTTCCTGCTTTTAGGAGAAACTGAACTTGTATCTCCGTGATCTTCTGACATTCTCTCCTCTCCATAGAGATCAATAAACCTTCTTTCCTCCTCATTTGTAACTTCATAATTCGGCGGTCCCTAGGCACATTATTAGGTgtacataattttaaatattataagCATCaggtatattattagttatatagtaatGATGTTACGTAGACTTTGGAATCTTTGAGCATATTTGACAAAAACGAAATGGCAACATTGGAGGAAAGTTCAGAGGCATTTAAAGCTGAGTATCTTACGAGTGTTATGAGTTCCTCGAACTTGCTGTCGGACATTTCCGATATCTTCTTCGAGTTCACCAACATCTCCAATACTGTTTTTAAAggaatttaaaattgaaatgaAAACAAACACCAGAAGCTTACTGTGCTCTACTACCAAATTaggtttaaattttttctaattaggtttaaataatctctaattaagttttaaaaattaaaattaagaaacattatgaatttgatttgagaaatattataaatttaatccaAATGGCACATGGCGataaacattaaaaatacaaaacGTGTTTATTCGTGTCAATATGACAcagaaattaaattaaaatcaagaGTACCAAATCATATCaaaaaaatttagattATTTCTTACTTATTACTTGGAAACCTCATATACGCAACAATAACATTTGTTGTACTTTTATTTCACTCTCCACTATTTATTTTCCTATTTCactatttattttatttatatttgtaaaatagaAAACATGGCTTATTCTTTTATGAATtagttttatattcttatttTCTTGCTTATCATCAACAAAAAAGTTCGAATTCCACACATTAccaaattcaaaatttacTGATTATCACTCGATATCACTACACTTAATTTTGCTATTGTTAGTTGAATATGCTTACtagtaatttaaaaaatggaGATTGAGATGCAGTCAGGATCGTCTGATTTTGGCGATTTTGAAGAAACCCATCCAAGAAAAAATTCTGATTTTGTTCCCAGAAAAAAGCTTTGGAACTCAAATAGTATCAACAGTGAACCCAGGGGATCAGTATCACGAATTTCCAAATCCAGGGAATCTGAAAATGACGATGATTTCGAGTTTCTAATTACTAAAAGCCAAACAgctaaaaaaattataaaactaaacTCAAACTCATTCGTTCGCCataattatagaaattCTCATGAAGGTTATCAATGTAGCTATAGAGGGAAAATGGAAGATTATCGGAGcaattttgaaaatattaataatcaaaataattattctaaataTAACACTTCAAAAAGTTGTGAAAGAAATGCGGAAAGCACTTTAAATAGAAGAAAATGGGAAGAAAAGGATTATAACAAACGTGGTCATCCAGGTTTGGAGAGAAAAATAGATTTTGATCCTTTTATGTCCGGGTCAAATTCAGAAGCTGACTTAGCAAGCGTTCATGAAGATGATGTTTATTCATATCAGAACAACGTAAGACACCCCAATCATGATTTCCCAAATCAACATCTTACCCCTGTTCGATATTCTGGTGACACCGTATATCCTAAACGGCGTTATATTATCTTGGCTAAAATTAAAGGCTTTTTCAAGTTTGTTGGTTTTggtattaaaaaatgttttaataaatctaaaactTATCTTTCTAAAGTTATATGTAGAACCAAAAATCGAAGAAAAACTCGTATCCAATTACACtgattattatttacatagTTATTTTCATAGTTAATTAAATGTAATTGTTAAGTTAAGATATGGCTGATAATTTCGTATAGGTAAATCACGAGCTAGATTATTGAGTAATCAACAACCTCCAGGAGATCTTGATACCGAAACCAACGGTGAAATTAAAACTGGTGTAAATGATTTTGAGAATTCTGAATTAAACTCGAGAAATATTTCAGATTCAGCATTCCGTTTTCCTGTAAAAAATGCTAGAAGACCCAAAAAAAGGATCAATTTTTCACGACTCAGGTTTAGACGCTCTAATAAACCTGTTctaaaatgtaataaaacCGGCAAACCAATTAAACTCCATTCTTTCCCcgattaatttttaatgattttaagtacatttttaattttattgaaaaaattttttagaataCTTTTGTTAGTTATTACTTTCATTTCATGTTCTTTTAGTCTACGGATGGTTTCATAGGTGTGTTTTTGGTATGTTTGAAAGTCTCCTGAAATTTGGAGTTTATCGCAAagttttacaaaattataattttctaacACTAAAATCAAGTCATTTCAGTGTTTTGCGCCAGGGTTTCTGTGGAATCCCAGGGAATCTTAACCTTAACTCGTGTGCAAGTCCATTTTCAGATTCTTATAATAACAACCTTTCCAATTTAAACATTATTGGCTCTgatttaaatgatattaaaagaagtgtttttaattattatcaactTCGAGGTCCTAAAATAGTAAAACCCAGGGATGTGATTCGGTTTTGGAAGATTCGTCCCGGTGATAAGGTATTATAAACTAaaacttatttatttattactaattagtataaattgataataGGTAGTTGTAATTAGTGGGAAGGATAAGGGGAAAACCGGTGAAGTTTTAATGTGTGACCGGCTTCGAAACCAGGTAAAGGTCAAGGGCTGTAATATGGTACTGttaactttaaaattttttaattttaaaaattttttagagAAAATTGCTTGTTGATTCTCAAGTTGTTCAAATTGAGAAGAAAATCCACTACTCAAACGTCCAGCTTTTGGACCATCTTTTAAAGTACTTGATATTGATTAATTCTTTTTTAGCGTAGGAACTCGAGTTTCAATTCGGTACTCCCATGATAACAAGCCATGTAAAAATTTCCTAATTATTACTTATTTTAGTGAGGGTTTCTAAGAAATCTGGATACGTCATTCCCTGGCCATCTAAAGTATtattacttaattatttaaattatataatttattagagGAAGAAAGAGCCTCGAGGTAAATTTTCgtgtttattttttgatcAGATTGCATTGAGGGTGAGAAGGATACGAGTCCTGAGGAGGCTCTCAGACGTACTTATGACTATGAAAAGGTATTTTGGGGCtttttattagtttcaGGACCTCGCCTCCGTTAACTTACTTCGTCAAACCATGTCAAAGTACAATAGAGACATAACTTAATGAACCAATTCATCTAATACTGACATAAActgtaatatatactatactatATTTATGGTATTCATATACTAAAGAGTGTATTGGATATTAGTGTTTATTGCCGAGTAGCTTTGATGAGAATGATTCGGTTAGGTGCGGAGGCTGAATTGGGTGTTTCTCGATAAAGGTTTCCAATGGCATTGTAATTTGCTTTCCAAACTTCTTTCCAAGGTTTTCCTTCGAGGACTTTGCAGACGTGGTATCTGCCGTCGTCGCGAGTGAGGGGAAGTCATCACTTTCTGAGAAGTTATTGGGAGCCAGATCAGACATGTTCCAACCAGTCTGAGGTGGTTTTGGAGGCGACTTGACACTCCTTTCTTTAGCGCTTTTCTTCTCCAGCTCCATGATCTCCATTAATGAACTCACTTCTACTGTTGTTGTATTCCATCTCTTTTCTACTTTACTCATTTCTCTACTACCAGTTAGCTGTGATGTGGCTGTCAACTGTTCTGTGCTTGACATCTGTGTCGTTTCAGTTAATTCCTTGTCACTCATTAATTCCTTGCTATCTCTAGTGAATTCTTTACTTGACAATTCCTTACCACTGAACTGTGTTGTTGCAGTTAAATCCTTAGTTAACTGTGTAGTGCTTGTCAATTCTTTAT encodes the following:
- a CDS encoding 50s ribosomal subunit l24, putative (KOW motif, signal peptide, apicoplast target sequence); this encodes MFESLLKFGVYRKVLQNYNFLTLKSSHFSVLRQGFCGIPGNLNLNSCASPFSDSYNNNLSNLNIIGSDLNDIKRSVFNYYQLRGPKIVKPRDVIRFWKIRPGDKVVVISGKDKGKTGEVLMCDRLRNQVKVKGCNMRKLLVDSQVVQIEKKIHYSNVQLLDHLLNVGTRVSIRYSHDNKPLRVSKKSGYVIPWPSKRKKEPRDCIEGEKDTSPEEALRRTYDYEKVFWGFLLVSGPRLR
- a CDS encoding serine/threonine kinase, putative; this encodes MLNGYDCSCTRQTASATDIASKSSSHSLWFTLDDFDIGGVLGDGAHGRIFLARERRTGFICVLKCISKAQLVGTGQESMFKREIELHSHLRHPNISCLYTWFTTKTMIFMVIEYCHNGDLYSYLMRKKRIPEKEVCEIMFQVIWALRTCHDKHIVHLDIKPENILLDQNNVVKLADFGLSAHINFSKNNSTTKPVNGVNNINGNSNTGNGNTNNINGKVNVDDENLNFLRGTYDYWSPEQCTYKYNSEKKFGEFGPKTDIWTIGVLAFELFFGLSPFGSTTEERLDVVLERIQTLEWFEFWQKKYKNLYLNEMSNEFRDFLDKCFIKQSHLRPDASQLLQHPWIKMYNIHRFTDSVFLNQPRT
- a CDS encoding cyclin-like protein, putative (Shows some similarity to cyclins), which encodes MLVNSKKISEMSDSKFEELITLVRYSALNASELSSNVAISFLSNMLKDSKVYGPPNYEVTNEEERRFIDLYGEERMSEDHGDTSSVSPKSRKFSRVSSIRARITRIMSLFRLSRKNSRMDSKAILEPESVSKREKFYISYADLMVPSTLEYDPKRLDIPIYDFRRSSLSFSESIEIKIATNDNTSEVPEPKPYPLLLESNTLFRQKHPWLHPTLSFTKLCKIKYNFMLLPNLIQHVDPSTSAIAWTLFERLVLNGIITKFNRKLFSSVCYIIAYKFNQDFEYEVINEILTIFKREKNVDGKSIFYNEMKIFALLDFSLKLKYTYIQTHINHYLDFNKTSFFELYDTPESTYTMLELD